The Leucobacter chromiiresistens genome has a window encoding:
- the sufC gene encoding Fe-S cluster assembly ATPase SufC, whose protein sequence is MSSVLEIKDLQVSVETEQGAKQILKGVDLTIKQGETHAIMGPNGSGKSTLAYAIAGHPRYEVTGGSILLDGEEVLEMEVDERAQAGLFLAMQYPVEIPGVTNANFLRTAKTAIDGEAPAIRTWMKDVKEAMGNLRMDESFAARNVNEGFSGGEKKRNEILQLELLKPKFAVLDETDSGLDVDALKIVSEGVNRAKENTGLGVLLITHYTRILRYIQPDFVHVFVNGRVAEQGGPELANRLEEEGYDRFLASA, encoded by the coding sequence ATGAGCTCCGTTCTTGAAATCAAGGACCTGCAGGTCAGCGTCGAGACCGAGCAGGGCGCCAAGCAGATCCTCAAGGGTGTCGACCTGACCATCAAGCAGGGCGAGACCCACGCCATCATGGGCCCCAACGGCTCGGGCAAGTCGACGCTCGCCTACGCGATCGCCGGGCACCCCCGCTACGAGGTCACGGGCGGGTCGATCCTGCTCGACGGCGAGGAGGTGCTCGAGATGGAGGTCGACGAGCGCGCGCAGGCCGGCCTCTTCCTCGCGATGCAGTACCCGGTGGAGATCCCCGGCGTCACCAACGCGAACTTCCTGCGCACGGCGAAGACGGCGATCGACGGCGAGGCGCCCGCGATCCGCACGTGGATGAAGGATGTGAAGGAGGCCATGGGCAACCTGCGCATGGACGAGTCGTTCGCCGCGCGCAACGTCAACGAGGGCTTCTCGGGCGGCGAGAAGAAGCGCAACGAGATCCTGCAGCTCGAACTGCTGAAGCCGAAGTTCGCCGTGCTCGACGAGACCGATTCGGGCCTCGACGTCGACGCGCTCAAGATCGTCTCGGAGGGCGTGAACCGGGCGAAGGAGAACACGGGCCTCGGCGTGCTGCTGATCACCCACTACACGCGCATCCTCCGCTACATCCAGCCCGACTTCGTGCACGTCTTCGTGAACGGCCGCGTCGCCGAGCAGGGCGGGCCCGAACTGGCGAACCGCCTCGAGGAAGAGGGCTACGACCGCTTCCTCGCAAGCGCGTAA
- a CDS encoding metal-sulfur cluster assembly factor, protein MSEETTTAPQSIDPEFREQAYEALKNVSDPELGVNIVDLGLIYDLAFDEEHDALVISMTLTSAGCPLTDVIENDIAEALDGLVTAFRINWVWMPPWTPERITDDGRDMMRALGFAI, encoded by the coding sequence ATGAGCGAGGAAACCACGACGGCGCCCCAGTCGATCGACCCGGAGTTCCGCGAGCAGGCCTACGAGGCGTTGAAGAACGTCTCCGACCCCGAGCTCGGCGTGAACATCGTCGACCTCGGGCTGATCTACGATCTGGCCTTCGACGAGGAGCACGACGCGCTCGTGATCAGCATGACGCTCACGAGCGCCGGCTGTCCGCTGACCGATGTGATCGAGAACGACATCGCCGAAGCCCTCGACGGACTCGTCACGGCGTTCCGCATCAACTGGGTGTGGATGCCGCCGTGGACGCCGGAGCGCATCACCGACGACGGTCGCGACATGATGCGGGCGCTCGGATTCGCGATCTGA
- a CDS encoding heme o synthase: protein MSTQIPVQTQARATAGRPTFGRTVKNYVALTKPRVMELLLVVTVPAMILAQGGLPNLWLVLATLIGGAMSAGSAGAFNCYIDRDMDRKMKRTENRPLVTGEISDRNALIFSWVMATLSVVWLAATTNWLAAALSACAIFFYVVIYTIVLKRHSEQNIVWGGIAGCFPVLIGWAAVTGSLDWPAWVLFLVIFLWTPAHYWPLSMKYRNDYAAAGVPMLGVVRGRVTVGLQVILYTWATVAASLLLIPVAEMGWTYTVASLVFGGYFIVQAHRLYAHAIRGEAGKPMQVFHTANIYLSVLSLVIAVDALLPF, encoded by the coding sequence ATGTCCACGCAGATCCCAGTCCAGACTCAGGCCCGCGCCACCGCCGGGCGACCCACGTTCGGCCGCACGGTCAAGAACTACGTCGCCCTGACGAAACCCCGGGTCATGGAGCTGTTGCTCGTCGTCACCGTGCCCGCGATGATCCTCGCGCAGGGCGGCCTGCCGAACCTCTGGCTGGTGCTCGCGACGCTGATCGGCGGCGCCATGAGCGCCGGGTCTGCCGGGGCCTTCAACTGCTACATCGACCGCGACATGGATCGCAAGATGAAGCGCACCGAGAACCGCCCCCTCGTCACCGGCGAGATCTCCGACCGCAACGCCCTCATCTTCTCCTGGGTGATGGCGACCCTGTCGGTCGTCTGGCTCGCGGCGACGACGAACTGGCTGGCAGCCGCGCTCTCCGCGTGCGCGATCTTCTTCTACGTGGTCATCTACACGATCGTGCTCAAGCGCCACAGCGAGCAGAACATCGTGTGGGGCGGCATCGCGGGCTGCTTCCCGGTGCTGATCGGCTGGGCGGCCGTCACCGGATCGCTGGACTGGCCCGCATGGGTGCTCTTCCTCGTGATCTTCCTCTGGACGCCGGCCCACTACTGGCCGCTCTCCATGAAGTACCGCAACGACTACGCCGCGGCCGGCGTCCCGATGCTCGGCGTCGTGCGCGGCCGCGTCACCGTCGGGCTCCAGGTGATCCTCTACACGTGGGCGACGGTCGCCGCCAGCCTGCTGCTGATCCCCGTCGCCGAGATGGGCTGGACCTACACCGTCGCGTCGCTCGTCTTCGGCGGGTACTTCATCGTGCAGGCCCACCGTCTCTACGCCCACGCGATCCGCGGCGAGGCGGGCAAGCCCATGCAGGTCTTCCACACCGCGAACATCTACCTCTCGGTGCTGTCGCTCGTCATAGCGGTCGACGCGCTCCTTCCGTTCTAG
- a CDS encoding non-heme iron oxygenase ferredoxin subunit produces the protein MPRQKVLAVSDLVQDQATRVVVDDVPIAIVLDASGDVHAIGDTCSHGQVSLAEGFVDGDTLECWAHGSAFSLITGVPENFPAYEPVPVFVVEIEDGDVYIDPNVTKEI, from the coding sequence ATGCCGCGCCAGAAGGTGCTCGCCGTCAGCGACCTCGTGCAGGATCAGGCGACCCGCGTGGTCGTCGACGATGTGCCGATCGCGATCGTGCTCGACGCTTCCGGCGACGTGCACGCGATCGGCGACACGTGCAGTCACGGCCAGGTCAGCCTCGCGGAGGGCTTCGTGGACGGCGACACCCTCGAGTGCTGGGCGCACGGGTCGGCGTTCTCGCTGATCACCGGCGTGCCCGAGAATTTCCCGGCCTACGAGCCGGTTCCCGTTTTCGTCGTCGAGATCGAGGACGGCGACGTGTACATCGACCCCAACGTTACGAAAGAGATTTAA
- the sufD gene encoding Fe-S cluster assembly protein SufD: MTQAVAPQETAQHGLTAHSDGDWANRVPVQTRSERPKSTDVADFAEVTGREAVWKYTPVAKLDALLNGRLDGGRLPVSVSEVAGVTAEWASRDDARIGRAGTPEERGAAAAWSAFGEAHVVTVSSEEPVTAVVTRDALDAAPRAAHTVIEAAAHAQGLVILENSGSAQLSENVEIVVGDGAKLTVVSVQQWNDDAIHLASHYATVGRDASLTHIVVSLGGGVVRLNPSIHLDHEGANGEALGAYFADAGQHLEHQVYMDHDAPHTRSRVTYKGALQGEGAHTVWIGDVLIRNNATGTDSYEQNRNLVLTEGTRADSIPNLEIETGDIEGAGHASATGRFDDEHIFYLQSRGISAEEARRLVVRGFLFEVIARIGDAATEERLHAAVEAELADSAR, encoded by the coding sequence ATGACGCAAGCTGTTGCACCGCAGGAAACGGCTCAGCACGGTTTGACCGCGCACTCCGACGGGGACTGGGCGAACCGCGTGCCCGTGCAGACCCGCTCCGAGCGCCCGAAGTCGACCGATGTCGCCGATTTCGCCGAGGTCACCGGCCGCGAGGCCGTGTGGAAGTACACGCCGGTCGCGAAGCTCGACGCGCTGCTCAACGGGCGGCTCGACGGGGGTCGTCTGCCGGTCTCCGTCTCCGAGGTCGCCGGCGTCACCGCCGAGTGGGCCTCGCGGGACGACGCGCGGATCGGGCGCGCCGGCACCCCGGAGGAGCGCGGAGCCGCGGCGGCATGGTCCGCCTTCGGCGAGGCGCACGTCGTCACGGTCTCCTCGGAGGAGCCCGTCACCGCAGTCGTCACCCGCGACGCACTCGACGCGGCGCCCCGCGCCGCGCACACGGTCATCGAGGCCGCTGCGCACGCGCAGGGTCTCGTGATCCTCGAGAACTCGGGCTCCGCCCAGCTCTCGGAGAACGTGGAGATCGTCGTCGGAGACGGCGCGAAGCTCACGGTCGTCAGCGTGCAGCAGTGGAACGACGACGCGATCCACCTCGCGAGCCACTACGCGACGGTGGGCCGCGACGCATCGCTCACCCACATCGTCGTTTCGCTGGGCGGAGGCGTCGTGCGCCTCAACCCGTCGATCCACCTCGATCACGAGGGCGCGAACGGCGAAGCGCTCGGCGCGTACTTCGCCGACGCCGGCCAGCACCTCGAGCACCAGGTCTACATGGACCACGACGCCCCCCACACCCGCAGCCGCGTGACCTACAAGGGCGCGCTTCAGGGCGAGGGCGCGCACACGGTGTGGATCGGCGACGTGCTGATCCGCAACAACGCGACCGGCACCGACAGCTACGAGCAGAACCGCAACCTCGTGCTCACGGAGGGGACGCGCGCCGACTCGATCCCGAACCTGGAGATCGAGACGGGCGACATCGAGGGCGCCGGCCACGCGAGCGCGACCGGCCGCTTCGACGACGAGCACATCTTCTACCTCCAGAGCCGCGGCATCTCGGCGGAGGAGGCGCGCCGGCTCGTGGTCCGCGGGTTCCTGTTCGAGGTCATCGCGCGCATCGGCGACGCCGCGACGGAGGAGCGTCTGCACGCCGCCGTCGAGGCCGAACTCGCAGACTCCGCCCGCTGA
- a CDS encoding COX15/CtaA family protein: MSSAPTASTTAPGPTAPAAALPSRFLRVVAWVSFVLNTLIIGTGGAVRLTGSGLGCPNWPLCAPGSLVPTEELTYHSLIEFGNRTISGPLLVSAILVLLLTWRIRAARRDLFVISAVVLGLVVLQALIGGVIVWLHLNANLVGIHYVISLALVCITAAYLTRMYEAGGPRERAVPKGFAILAHITTLAMAVTVLFGVLTTGSGPHSGDATIQRDGIDAVLMSHIHAWPGYIAFALTLSLLVWAAARRLRPLRWIAALMGALIVQIAIGIYQARSGLPPLAVGVHMVLAALTAAAMTVVVLRLKRPATVSAVAAS, translated from the coding sequence TTGTCCAGCGCGCCCACTGCAAGCACCACCGCGCCGGGGCCGACCGCGCCCGCCGCCGCACTCCCCTCCCGATTCCTCCGAGTCGTCGCATGGGTGTCGTTCGTACTGAACACGTTGATCATCGGAACCGGCGGTGCCGTGCGCCTCACGGGCTCCGGTCTCGGGTGCCCGAACTGGCCGCTGTGCGCCCCCGGCTCGCTCGTGCCGACCGAGGAGCTCACCTACCACTCGCTCATCGAGTTCGGCAATCGCACGATCTCGGGCCCGCTGCTGGTCAGCGCGATCCTCGTCCTCCTCCTCACCTGGCGCATCCGCGCCGCCCGGCGCGACCTCTTCGTCATCTCGGCCGTCGTGCTCGGCCTCGTGGTGCTGCAGGCGCTCATCGGCGGCGTGATCGTGTGGCTGCACCTCAACGCGAACCTCGTCGGGATCCACTACGTCATCTCGCTCGCCCTCGTCTGCATCACTGCCGCCTACCTGACTCGGATGTACGAGGCGGGCGGGCCGCGCGAGCGCGCCGTGCCGAAGGGGTTCGCGATCCTCGCGCACATCACGACCCTCGCCATGGCCGTCACCGTGCTCTTCGGCGTGCTGACCACGGGTTCGGGCCCGCACTCGGGCGACGCGACGATCCAGCGCGACGGCATCGACGCCGTGCTGATGAGCCACATCCACGCCTGGCCCGGGTACATTGCGTTCGCGCTGACGCTCTCGCTGCTCGTGTGGGCGGCGGCGCGGCGCCTGCGCCCGCTCCGGTGGATTGCCGCGCTGATGGGGGCGCTCATCGTGCAGATCGCGATCGGCATCTACCAGGCGCGCTCGGGGCTGCCGCCCCTCGCGGTCGGCGTGCACATGGTGCTCGCGGCTCTCACCGCGGCCGCCATGACGGTGGTGGTGCTGCGTCTCAAGCGCCCGGCGACCGTCTCCGCGGTCGCTGCGTCGTAG
- the sufB gene encoding Fe-S cluster assembly protein SufB: MPEVLIDRPELEGLGQYEFGWHDSDEAGAIAKRGLSEQVVREISALKNEPEWMLKRRLKALQIFDRKPMPAWGADLSDIDFDNIKYFVRSTEQQATTWEELPEEIKETYERLGIPEAERQRLVAGVAAQYESEVVYHQIREDLEEQGVLFLDTDTALKEHPEIFEEYFGTVIPSGDNKFAALNTAVWSGGSFVYVPKGVHVEIPLQAYFRINTENMGQFERTLIIADEGSYVHYIEGCTAPIYKSDSLHSAVVEIIVKKNARVRYTTIQNWSTNVYNLVTKRAIAEEGATMEWVDGNIGSKVTMKYPSIYLTGEHAKGETLSVAFAGPGQHQDTGAKMIHLAPNTKSSILAKSIARGGGRTGYRGEVRIEANARHSANSVVCDALLVDTISRSDTYPAIDIRTDDAELGHEATVSRVSEEQLFYLMSRGLAEEEGMAMIVRGFIEPIARELPMEYALELNKLIEMGMEGSVG, translated from the coding sequence ATGCCAGAGGTACTGATCGACCGACCCGAGCTCGAAGGCTTGGGCCAGTACGAATTCGGCTGGCACGACAGCGACGAAGCCGGCGCGATTGCCAAGCGCGGGCTCAGCGAGCAGGTCGTGCGCGAGATTTCGGCACTGAAGAACGAGCCCGAATGGATGCTCAAGCGTCGCCTGAAGGCGCTGCAGATCTTCGACCGGAAGCCGATGCCCGCGTGGGGCGCGGATCTGTCGGACATCGACTTCGACAACATCAAGTACTTCGTCCGCTCGACCGAGCAGCAGGCGACCACCTGGGAGGAGCTCCCTGAGGAGATCAAGGAGACGTACGAGCGTCTCGGCATCCCCGAGGCCGAGCGTCAGCGCCTCGTCGCGGGCGTCGCCGCGCAGTACGAGTCCGAGGTCGTGTACCACCAGATCCGCGAAGATCTGGAGGAGCAGGGCGTGCTCTTCCTCGACACCGACACGGCGCTCAAGGAGCACCCGGAGATCTTCGAGGAGTACTTCGGCACCGTCATCCCCTCGGGCGACAACAAGTTCGCCGCGCTCAACACGGCCGTCTGGTCGGGCGGATCCTTCGTCTACGTGCCGAAGGGCGTCCACGTCGAGATCCCGCTGCAGGCCTACTTCCGCATCAACACGGAGAACATGGGCCAGTTCGAGCGCACGCTCATCATCGCCGACGAGGGCAGCTACGTCCACTACATCGAGGGCTGTACGGCGCCGATCTACAAGTCGGATTCGCTGCACTCTGCCGTCGTCGAGATCATCGTGAAGAAGAACGCGCGCGTGCGCTACACGACGATCCAGAACTGGTCGACCAACGTGTACAACCTCGTGACGAAGCGCGCGATCGCCGAAGAGGGCGCCACCATGGAGTGGGTCGACGGCAACATCGGCTCGAAGGTCACCATGAAGTACCCGTCGATCTACCTCACGGGCGAGCACGCGAAGGGCGAGACCCTGTCGGTCGCGTTCGCGGGCCCCGGCCAGCATCAGGACACGGGCGCGAAGATGATCCATCTCGCCCCGAACACCAAGTCGTCGATCCTCGCGAAGTCGATCGCCCGAGGCGGCGGCCGCACCGGCTACCGCGGCGAGGTCCGCATCGAAGCCAATGCGCGGCACTCCGCGAACTCGGTGGTGTGCGATGCGCTGCTCGTCGACACGATCTCGCGCAGCGATACGTACCCCGCGATCGACATCCGCACCGATGACGCGGAGCTCGGCCATGAGGCGACGGTCTCGCGCGTCAGCGAGGAGCAGCTGTTCTACCTCATGAGCCGCGGGCTCGCCGAGGAGGAGGGCATGGCGATGATCGTGCGCGGCTTCATCGAGCCGATCGCCCGCGAGCTGCCCATGGAGTACGCGCTCGAACTGAACAAGCTCATCGAGATGGGCATGGAAGGATCCGTCGGATAA
- the tal gene encoding transaldolase, whose translation MTNPHTSALSEAGVSIWLDDLSRRRLESGELAALVETLNVVGVTTNPTIFANAIGGGDGYGDRLADAAARGLDVDAAIVELTTADVADACDLLAGVYASTEGRDGRVSIEVEPGLARDTAGTAEQARQLWARVDRPNAMIKIPATVEGLDAITETIAAGISVNVTLIFSLERYRQVINAYLAGLERARAAGIDLSTIHSVASFFVSRVDSEVDRRLREIGTPEALALTGQAGIANARLAYEVFEQSFDTERARFLVGLGANPQRPLWASTGVKDPALVDTAYVTGLIAPNTVNTMPEATLQAFADHGHAPGDTITGAYLESNQVLNAIDALGVDYAEVTELLEQEGLQKFDASWSELLGTVEQALREAR comes from the coding sequence ATGACAAACCCCCACACCTCAGCTCTCAGCGAGGCCGGCGTCAGCATCTGGCTCGACGACCTCTCGCGCCGCCGACTCGAGAGCGGCGAGCTCGCCGCGCTGGTCGAGACGCTCAACGTGGTCGGGGTGACCACGAACCCGACCATCTTCGCGAACGCGATCGGCGGCGGCGACGGCTACGGCGATCGCCTGGCCGATGCCGCGGCGCGCGGGCTCGACGTCGATGCGGCGATCGTGGAGCTCACGACCGCCGACGTCGCGGACGCATGCGACCTGCTCGCCGGCGTGTACGCATCGACCGAGGGCCGCGACGGCCGCGTGTCGATCGAGGTGGAGCCCGGCCTCGCCCGCGACACCGCGGGCACCGCGGAGCAGGCGCGGCAGCTGTGGGCGCGCGTCGATCGCCCGAACGCCATGATCAAGATCCCGGCGACCGTCGAGGGGCTCGATGCGATCACCGAGACGATCGCGGCGGGCATCAGCGTGAACGTCACGCTCATCTTCAGCCTCGAGCGTTACCGACAGGTGATCAACGCGTACCTCGCGGGCCTCGAGCGCGCTCGTGCGGCGGGCATCGATCTGTCGACCATCCACTCGGTCGCCTCGTTCTTCGTCTCGCGCGTCGACTCGGAGGTCGATCGCCGCCTGCGCGAGATCGGCACTCCCGAAGCGCTCGCCCTCACCGGCCAGGCGGGGATCGCGAACGCGCGACTCGCCTACGAGGTGTTCGAGCAGTCGTTCGACACGGAGCGCGCGCGCTTCCTCGTCGGGCTGGGCGCCAACCCGCAGCGCCCGCTGTGGGCGTCGACCGGGGTGAAGGATCCGGCGCTCGTCGATACGGCCTACGTGACGGGCCTCATCGCTCCGAACACCGTGAACACGATGCCGGAGGCGACGCTTCAGGCGTTCGCCGACCACGGTCATGCCCCCGGCGACACGATCACGGGCGCGTACCTCGAGTCGAACCAGGTGCTCAACGCGATCGACGCCCTCGGCGTCGACTATGCGGAGGTCACGGAGCTGCTCGAGCAGGAAGGGCTTCAGAAGTTCGACGCCTCCTGGTCGGAGCTGCTCGGCACCGTCGAGCAGGCGCTGCGAGAGGCGCGCTGA
- the tkt gene encoding transketolase, whose protein sequence is MANELQWDELDDRAVDTARVLAADAVEKVGNGHPGTAISLAPVSYLLHQKVMRHDPADPHWVGRDRFILSVGHSSLTQYVQLYLGGYGLELEDLQALRTWGSKTPGHPEYGHTDGVEITTGPLGQGLASAVGFAYAARYERGLFDPEAAPGTSPFDHFVYVVAGDGDLQEGVTSEASSLAGHQELGNLIAIYDSNQISIEDDTDISYSEDVAKRYEAYGWQVIEVDWKKTGEYVEGVAELHAAIEAAQAETAKPSLIIVKTIIGWPSPGKQNTGGIHGAKLGAEELAGLKTALGFDPEEHFAVAPEVVEHTRAAVQRGAEKRAEWQAGFDAWAAANPDRKALFDRVESRQLPPEALDVLPEFEPGDSVATRSASGKVLAALGPVMPELWGGSADLAGSNNTTIPNVPSFVPAERSTSTWQGDPYGRVLHFGIREHAMGAILNGIQLHGKTRSFGGTFLIFSDYMRPAVRLAALMNVPSIFVWTHDSVALGEDGPTHQPIEQLATLRAIPNLAVVRPADANETAIAWHEILTRTAGPAGLALTRQNVPVLPRGGDFATAEQAAEGVRRGAYVLADSPTGTTDVLLIATGSEVQLAVEARERLAAEGVGARVVSAPSLEWFAEQTDEYRESVLPRSVTARVSVEAGLSLGWDRIVGDRGRSVSIEHFGASADYQTLFREFGITTDAVVAAAHESLAA, encoded by the coding sequence TTGGCGAACGAACTGCAGTGGGATGAACTCGACGATCGTGCGGTCGACACCGCGCGGGTACTCGCGGCCGATGCCGTGGAGAAGGTGGGCAACGGTCACCCGGGAACGGCGATCAGCCTCGCGCCGGTCTCGTATCTGCTGCATCAGAAGGTGATGCGCCATGATCCGGCGGATCCCCACTGGGTCGGGCGCGACCGCTTCATCCTCTCGGTCGGCCACTCGTCGCTGACGCAGTACGTGCAGCTCTACCTCGGCGGTTACGGCCTGGAGCTCGAGGATCTGCAGGCGCTGCGCACGTGGGGATCGAAGACGCCCGGGCACCCGGAGTACGGCCACACCGACGGCGTGGAGATCACCACGGGCCCCCTCGGCCAGGGCCTCGCGTCGGCCGTGGGCTTCGCGTACGCGGCGCGCTACGAGCGCGGCCTCTTCGATCCCGAGGCGGCGCCGGGAACGAGCCCGTTCGACCATTTCGTGTACGTGGTGGCGGGCGACGGCGATCTGCAGGAGGGCGTGACGAGCGAGGCCTCCTCGCTCGCGGGCCACCAGGAGCTCGGCAACCTCATCGCGATCTACGACTCCAACCAGATCTCCATCGAGGACGACACCGACATCTCGTACTCGGAGGACGTCGCGAAACGCTACGAGGCGTACGGCTGGCAGGTCATCGAGGTCGACTGGAAGAAGACCGGCGAGTACGTCGAGGGCGTCGCCGAACTGCACGCCGCGATCGAGGCTGCGCAGGCGGAGACGGCGAAGCCGTCGCTCATCATCGTGAAGACGATCATCGGCTGGCCCTCCCCCGGCAAGCAGAACACGGGCGGCATCCACGGCGCGAAGCTGGGAGCCGAGGAGCTCGCGGGCCTGAAGACGGCGCTGGGCTTCGATCCCGAGGAGCACTTCGCGGTCGCCCCCGAGGTGGTCGAGCACACCCGCGCCGCCGTGCAGCGCGGAGCGGAGAAGCGCGCCGAGTGGCAGGCCGGGTTCGACGCCTGGGCTGCGGCGAATCCGGATCGCAAGGCGCTCTTCGACCGCGTCGAGTCGCGGCAGCTGCCGCCCGAGGCGCTCGACGTGCTGCCGGAGTTCGAGCCGGGCGACAGCGTGGCGACGCGTTCGGCGAGCGGCAAGGTGCTCGCCGCGCTCGGCCCGGTGATGCCCGAGCTGTGGGGCGGATCGGCAGACCTCGCGGGCTCGAACAACACGACCATTCCGAACGTGCCGTCCTTCGTGCCCGCCGAGCGGTCGACGAGCACCTGGCAGGGCGACCCCTACGGCCGCGTGCTGCACTTCGGCATTCGCGAGCACGCGATGGGCGCGATCCTCAACGGCATTCAGCTGCACGGCAAGACGCGCAGCTTCGGCGGCACGTTCCTCATCTTCAGCGACTACATGAGGCCGGCGGTGCGCCTCGCGGCGCTCATGAACGTCCCGTCCATCTTCGTCTGGACCCATGACTCGGTCGCCCTCGGCGAGGACGGCCCGACGCATCAGCCGATCGAGCAGCTCGCGACGCTCCGCGCGATCCCGAACCTCGCGGTGGTGCGCCCGGCCGACGCGAACGAGACCGCGATCGCCTGGCACGAGATCCTCACCCGCACCGCAGGCCCGGCCGGGCTCGCCCTGACGCGGCAGAATGTGCCCGTGCTGCCCCGCGGAGGCGACTTCGCGACGGCCGAGCAGGCGGCGGAGGGCGTGCGTCGCGGTGCCTATGTGCTCGCCGACTCCCCCACCGGCACGACGGATGTGCTGCTGATCGCGACCGGGTCGGAGGTGCAGCTCGCCGTCGAGGCGCGCGAGCGGCTCGCCGCGGAGGGCGTGGGTGCGCGCGTCGTCTCGGCCCCGAGCCTCGAGTGGTTCGCGGAGCAGACCGATGAGTACCGCGAGAGCGTGCTCCCCCGGTCGGTCACTGCTCGTGTGAGCGTCGAGGCCGGCCTGTCGCTCGGCTGGGATCGCATCGTCGGCGATCGCGGCCGCTCCGTCTCCATCGAGCACTTCGGCGCCTCCGCCGACTACCAGACGCTCTTCCGCGAGTTCGGCATCACGACCGACGCGGTCGTCGCGGCCGCGCACGAGTCGCTCGCGGCCTGA